A window of Diorhabda carinulata isolate Delta chromosome 7, icDioCari1.1, whole genome shotgun sequence contains these coding sequences:
- the LOC130896163 gene encoding carboxylic ester hydrolase-like, giving the protein MLYFALLLLITIVQIFCDDDLLISLPNGQIRGISVTPPVTGDLTYYAYLGIPFAAPPVGNLRFQPPQPVTNWEGILEANNNSVSCYQVNKEEKYQTEDCLYLNVYTPLKPEDTRKLPVLVSIYGGTFIHGHANYNNKLPAFLIRQDLILVTFNYRVGPFGFLSTDDGVISGNMGLKDQQFALKWVHDNIEYFGGDPQQVTIMGQSAGSASVTYNLLSPGSKGLFRAAIGMSGSALCTWAYQRNAEQIAYGIAAEIDPTFNVTRSTEELLEFLVSVDASSIVATGNKYKVFAPVIEPPHEGAFISDSMYTLVENGTFNQVPVLMGFNSEEGIGVASDMESWKKRVQGYDDNPSLLVDSDMYIFNSDIKWEVGNKIRSIYVGDQPFGDNVGKAVQYYSDNKFIRAIIKFAELLSKHVDLHFYEFTYHGELGQNNISIPGIGKVVHGEDQKYFWAYYDNYDQYPESDKKVLQRYVTLMCNFVKYLNPTPTNDELFDNIIWPSVTEGDFTYLDIGENLNLYKNPRNFSYGSWVDLYEQYALKPYISF; this is encoded by the exons ATGTTATACTTTGCTCTCTTGCTGCTGATAACAATTGTCCAg ATATTCTGCGATGATGACCTTCTTATTTCTCTACCGAATGGACAAATTCGAGGAATTTCAGTAACTCCTCCTGTTACTGGTGATCTAACTTATTATGCTTATTTGGGTATACCGTTTGCTGCCCCACCTGTGGGTAACCTAAGGTTTCAG CCACCACAACCTGTCACCAACTGGGAAGGAATTCTGGAAGCCAATAATAATTCCGTGTCCTGTTACCAAGTTAATAAAGAGGAAAAGTATCAAACAGAAGATTgcctttatctaaatgtttACACACCACTA aaACCTGAAGATACCCGAAAACTGCCAGTTCTGGTTTCCATTTATGGAGGAACTTTCATACATGGTCATGCTAATTATAATAACAAGCTACCTGCTTTCCTTATACGTCAAGATTTGATTCTGGTTACATTTAATTATCGAGTTGGACCATTTG GATTCCTATCGACCGATGATGGAGTCATTTCTGGTAATATGGGTTTGAAAGACCAACAATTTGCTCTCAAATGGGTACACGATAACATTGAGTACTTTGGTGGAGATCCACAACAAGTAACTATTATGGGTCAAAGTGCTGGTTCAGCATCCGTTACTTATAACCTTCTAAGTCCAGGATCTAAAG GATTGTTCAGAGCTGCAATTGGTATGAGTGGTTCAGCTTTGTGTACCTGGGCGTACCAAAGAAATGCTGAACAGATAGCTTATGGAATTGCTGCGGAAATTGATCCGACGTTTAATGTAACCAGATCCACTGAGGAGTTACTAGAGTTTCTAGTAAGTGTGGACGCATCTTCGATAGTCGCCACTGgcaataaatataaa gTATTTGCGCCTGTAATAGAGCCACCTCACGAAGGTGCTTTTATTTCTGATTCGATGTATACTTTAGTAGAAAACGGCACATTCAATCAAGTGCCGGTTCTCATGGGTTTTAATTCAGAAGAAGGTATAGGAGTAGCTAGCG ATATGGAATCATGGAAAAAACGTGTCCAAGGTTATGATGATAATCCTAGTTTACTAGTTGATTCTGATATGTACATCTTTAACAGTGATATTAAATGGGAAGTAGGTAATAAAATAAGAAGTATCTACGTAGGAGATCAGCCATTTGGTGATAATGTCGGTAAAGCCGTTCAG tATTACAGTGACAACAAATTTATCCgagcaattataaaatttgctGAATTACTTTCGAAGCATGTTGATCTACACTTTTACGAATTTACATATCATGGAGAATTGGGACAAAACAACATTTCAATTCCAG GTATTGGTAAGGTTGTACACGGTGaagatcaaaaatatttttgggcTTATTACGATAACTACGACCAGTATCCCGAATCAGATAAGAAAGTTCTTCAAAGATACGTCACATTGATgtgtaattttgtaaaatatct GAACCCTACTCCTACAAATGATGAGCTATTTGACAACATCATATGGCCATCCGTAACTGAAGGCGATTTCACTTATTTGGATATCggagaaaatttaaatttatataaaaatccaCGGAATTTCTCATACGGATCATGGGTGGATTTATACGAACAATATGCTCTGAAACCATATATTTCcttctaa